The Bacteroidota bacterium region GCCGGAAGATATTCGTGTGAAAGCTTTGTTGCCAATCCAGCGCATGCTAGAAATTTCAAAACAAAATGGTTTATAAACCAATTCCGATATACTGTATGCTTTCGAGATTCTTTTTCATTTCATATTTCTTCATGGTTTTGGTTTTACCATCCATCGCCCAGGATGCTCAAAAAGTAAACCCTGACGGATTCAATACATTTTATTATCCCGGAGGAATAAAGTCAAGTGAAGGAACTTTGAAAAATGGGAAACCGGATGGTTACTGGAAAAGTTATTATGAAAGTGGCCGGTTGAAATCCGAAGGAAACCGTGTAAATTTTAAACTGGACAGTCTCTGGAAATTCTACAACGACTCATCGGTGCTGACTGCAGAGTATAATTACAAAGAAGGTTTAAAAAACGGAGTACAAAAAACATATTACGATAACGGAAATATTCAATCGGAAGAAATTGATTCGATGAGTATTCGTCAGGGTGTTTCAAAGTATTACAATGAGAATGGAAAATTGATAAAGTCTATTCCTTTTGTTAACGGAGTTGAAAATGGAATGGCCAGAGAATACAGGGACGACGGCACACTAATTACCGTTACGTATTACAGGAACGGATTTTATCAGAAAGAAGAAAAGATTAACCGCACGGATAAGTTGGGAATGAAACAGGGTACCTACAAGGAATTTTACGATTCAGACCAGCTCAAAGCGGATGGTATTTATAAAGACGATAAGAAAGACGGAATATTCAAGGAATATTCAATGGATGGAAGAGTAGTGAAAAAGGAAGAATACCGAATGGGCGAACTTGTTGTAAAAGAAGCAGAGGAGAAAGATAAGTTTGAAGTAAAACGAAATTATTATCCGACAGGCGCAACGAAGATTGTAGGAACATTTAAGAAAGGAATCCCGGAAGGAGTATTCCGTCAGTATGATGAGGATGGAAATATTGACAGCGCGAAAGTTTTTTCCGGAGGTCGATTGCTCAGACAAGGAAAGATGGATAATCAGGGACGTGAGCAGGGAGAGTGGAAAGAATTTTATGAAAGCGGAAAAATCCGAAGCATAGGAATGTATGTTGATGGAAAAAGAGAAGGCATCTGGAAGTTTTCATTTGAAAACGATTCGATGGAACAGGTTGGCGCTTATCTGAAAGGAAAACCAATTGGCCCCTGGAAGTGGTATTATCCTAACGGGCAGATTCGCAGAGAAGAAACATATACCAACGGAAAAGAAAATGGTTTGATGAAAGAATATGATGATGACGGAACAGTATTGACGGAAGGAAATTATGTTGATGGCAAACAAGACGGAGACTGGAAATACAGTATTGGAGAATATGTCGCGGAAGGAAAATTTGTTGATGGTAAAGAAGACGGCATCTGGAAACAATATTATCGTGACGGAAAATTAGCTTTTGAAGGGGAATATCTGGAAGGCCTTGAAACAGGAAAGCATACTTATTACTGGGACAATGGTCGTGTTCATGAAATCAGAAACTATCGCCTTGGTCTGCCTGACGGAGAGTGGTTTTTATACGATGAAAACGGAGCGGAAGTGTTGAAGTTAACATACCGCAGCGGTGATGAAAAGAAAATTGATAATACGGATGCTCCGGAGGGGAACTAAACAAGAGAGGAAGGTTTAAAAACCCATTTAATTATCTCCTGTCTTTTATGGAAAAGAAATACAAATCCTTTAAAGAATTTTATCCTTATTATTTATCGGAACACCGACGGCCGATGACCCAAGCTTTTCATTTCTTCGGAACCTTTCTGGTGATTTTACTTTTTCTGTATGGAATATTTATGCAATCGGGAACCTCACTTATTCTGATGCCCATCGCGGGTTATGGTTTTGCCTGGATCAGTCATTTGCTTATTGAAAAAAATAAACCGGCAACATTTACATATCCCCTATGGAGTCTTGGTTCTGATTTTGTGATGTTCTGGGAAATATTAACAGGAAAAATAAAAAAGCGAAACCCCTAAGAAGAAATTTCGCTTTAAAAAAGCATCTGCTTTTGTGTTTGTATTTAGAAAATGGGAACACAAATTATTTACGCCACTTTTTTGATTTCTGTTTTGGCTTTTCTTTTTTCTTTTCTCTTCCAGAAAATCCTTTTCGCCTTGGCGGGTGTTCGGGCATAGGCATACTTACCGGACCATCACCGGTAATCATTTTGAAATCGATTTGTTTTCGGATCAGGTCGCAACGCATTACCTGGACTTTCACATTATCGCCCATGGTGTAGCGCTTTTTTGTTCTCGCGCCGATAACGCAGTAATTCGTATCATCAAACTCGTAGAAGTCATCATCAAGATCCCGGAGACGAACCATTCCCTCGCACTTGTTTTCTATGATTTCGACAAAGAGCCCCCATTCTGTCACACCGGAAATCAAACCATCGAAGACCTCTCCGATTTTATCCTGAAGAAACTCCACCTGTTTGTATTTAATCGATGCGCGCTCGGCTTCAGAGGCTTTTATTTCCATTTGTGTGCTGTGCTTGCACTGTTCTTCCAGCAGCTCCTTGTCTGTGTTTTGGTTATTTGTAAGATAAGCCTCAAGTAAACGATGCACCATCATGTCGGGGTAACGACGGATAGGAGAGGTGAAGTGAGTATAAAAATCAAAAGCGAGTCCATAGTGTCCGACGTTTTCTGTAGAATAGATCGCTTTTGACATGGTACGGATGGCCAGCTGTTCAAGAACATTCTGTTCTTTTTTACCATGCAGGCTTTTCATCAGTCCGTTCAACGAAGAAGAAATTTCCTTATCGTTATCGATTTTTAATTTGTATCCCCATTTGCTCGCGAACTTCGCGAAGTTTTGCAGTTTGTCGGCAACGGGCCCTTCGTGAATACGGTAAACAAAGGGGCGGCGCTGCACGGAAACGCTTTCCGATTCTTCTTCTCCTTTTTTCTTTTTCTTTTGAGCGGTAACAATGTGTTTTTTGCCGATCAGCTCGGCAACCGATCTGTTGGCAAGGAGCATAAACTCTTCGATGAGCTTGTTTGCTTCTTTGCTTTCTTTCAGATAAACACCGAGCGGTTTTCCTTTTTCGTCAAGCTTAAACTTAACTTCCATTTTTTCAAACGCGATAGCGCCTTTTTTGAATCTCTCTGTGCGCAGTTTTTGAGCGAGATCATTGAGCGCCAGAATTTCGTCTTTGAGCGGACCCTCGCCGGTTTCGATCACCAGTTGCGCATCTTCGTAAGCGAATCGTTTGTCAGAATGAATGATGGTTTTCCCGAACCAGGACTTGAGGACGTGAGCCTTTTCGTCCATTTCAAAAACCGCTGCGAAACACAGCTTGTCTTCGTTGGGGCGAAGTGAACAAACACCGTTGGATAATTTTTCAGGAAGCATGGGAATGACACGATCTACGAGGTAAACCGATGTTCCACGGAAATAAGCTTCTTTGTCGAGCTGAGTAAGAGGGCGAATGTAATGTGTAACGTCCGCGATGTGAACGCCAATTTCCCAATTCCCGTTCTCAAGTTTTTTTATGGAAAGCGCGTCATCAAAGTCCTTCGCGTCGTAAGGATCGATGGTGAAGGTTGTTGTGTCGCGAAAATCCCTGCGGCGTTTGATCTCGTCGTTGGGGATAACAACCGGAATATTTGAAGCTTCTTCCTCCACTCTTCTCGGGAACTCCAACGGAAAGCCGTATTCCGAGAGGATGGAGTTCATTTCAACATCGTTGTCACCGGGCCAGCCCAGCAGCTTGGTAATTTTTCCGACGGGATTTTTTGTTCCACGCGGCCACTCTACGATTTCGGCGATTACTTTTTGTCCGTGTTGTGCCTCCCCAATCAGATGTTGTGGTATGAAAATATCGACCAGCATTTTTGGTGAGTCGGGAACAACAAAGGCGAATTTTCCTTGCAGCTGAACATTTCCCGCGAATTCTGTTTTTGAGCGCTCGAGGATATCTACCACCTCCCCTTCGAGGCGCTGGTTCTTATGTCGTGCGTAGAGGTAAATCTTTACCCGATCACCATTCAGGGCGTTCTTGACATTCCGGGGAGCAATGTAAATATCGTCTTCGTCGTTTTCGCTGAGGAGATAAGCAGCGCCACTGGCAGATATATCAATTATTCCTTCCGTATATGCATGCTTGGGTTTGAGCTTGTATTTACCGCGCTCCACTTCCAGTAAATCACCTTTGGCAAGCAGTGAGCGAAGGATAATGAGGATTTCTTTTTTCAGTTCATCGGCAAGATCTTCGACATGCACATCTCCTCCTATTGTTTCACGAATAAAATTGAGAAAGCCGGGTTTGATATGGGTTGTAAGCTGTTTGTAGTTGAAGGTTTTGTTGGGATGGG contains the following coding sequences:
- a CDS encoding toxin-antitoxin system YwqK family antitoxin, with the protein product MLSRFFFISYFFMVLVLPSIAQDAQKVNPDGFNTFYYPGGIKSSEGTLKNGKPDGYWKSYYESGRLKSEGNRVNFKLDSLWKFYNDSSVLTAEYNYKEGLKNGVQKTYYDNGNIQSEEIDSMSIRQGVSKYYNENGKLIKSIPFVNGVENGMAREYRDDGTLITVTYYRNGFYQKEEKINRTDKLGMKQGTYKEFYDSDQLKADGIYKDDKKDGIFKEYSMDGRVVKKEEYRMGELVVKEAEEKDKFEVKRNYYPTGATKIVGTFKKGIPEGVFRQYDEDGNIDSAKVFSGGRLLRQGKMDNQGREQGEWKEFYESGKIRSIGMYVDGKREGIWKFSFENDSMEQVGAYLKGKPIGPWKWYYPNGQIRREETYTNGKENGLMKEYDDDGTVLTEGNYVDGKQDGDWKYSIGEYVAEGKFVDGKEDGIWKQYYRDGKLAFEGEYLEGLETGKHTYYWDNGRVHEIRNYRLGLPDGEWFLYDENGAEVLKLTYRSGDEKKIDNTDAPEGN
- a CDS encoding DUF962 domain-containing protein, translating into MEKKYKSFKEFYPYYLSEHRRPMTQAFHFFGTFLVILLFLYGIFMQSGTSLILMPIAGYGFAWISHLLIEKNKPATFTYPLWSLGSDFVMFWEILTGKIKKRNP
- the rnr gene encoding ribonuclease R, whose protein sequence is MSKKIYKEQIKSPVQSYLLSEVFKTLNAHPNKTFNYKQLTTHIKPGFLNFIRETIGGDVHVEDLADELKKEILIILRSLLAKGDLLEVERGKYKLKPKHAYTEGIIDISASGAAYLLSENDEDDIYIAPRNVKNALNGDRVKIYLYARHKNQRLEGEVVDILERSKTEFAGNVQLQGKFAFVVPDSPKMLVDIFIPQHLIGEAQHGQKVIAEIVEWPRGTKNPVGKITKLLGWPGDNDVEMNSILSEYGFPLEFPRRVEEEASNIPVVIPNDEIKRRRDFRDTTTFTIDPYDAKDFDDALSIKKLENGNWEIGVHIADVTHYIRPLTQLDKEAYFRGTSVYLVDRVIPMLPEKLSNGVCSLRPNEDKLCFAAVFEMDEKAHVLKSWFGKTIIHSDKRFAYEDAQLVIETGEGPLKDEILALNDLAQKLRTERFKKGAIAFEKMEVKFKLDEKGKPLGVYLKESKEANKLIEEFMLLANRSVAELIGKKHIVTAQKKKKKGEEESESVSVQRRPFVYRIHEGPVADKLQNFAKFASKWGYKLKIDNDKEISSSLNGLMKSLHGKKEQNVLEQLAIRTMSKAIYSTENVGHYGLAFDFYTHFTSPIRRYPDMMVHRLLEAYLTNNQNTDKELLEEQCKHSTQMEIKASEAERASIKYKQVEFLQDKIGEVFDGLISGVTEWGLFVEIIENKCEGMVRLRDLDDDFYEFDDTNYCVIGARTKKRYTMGDNVKVQVMRCDLIRKQIDFKMITGDGPVSMPMPEHPPRRKGFSGREKKKEKPKQKSKKWRK